CAAGCATCACCATCTAACCACCGAGTGTAAGCAGACAGAGCCTCATGATAGGTGGGATGATCCTCATAGGTCAAAACCTGCTCATCATAAGCATGAACAGTAGCCTCATCAGCAAGCTTAGTTGCATCCTTAGCAGCCCGAGGAGCATCCACAACAAGAACCAATGGCTTTGGCGGAGTAGGAGCCACGAGGAACCGGGCGCGACATACAAGGGACCTTGCCAGAAAGAACGCCCCAGAGACGAAAACCACGCATATGGATGCGCATGAGGCCAACGAACTCAGTGTAGTTAGTACAATCAAAGATCATCGGACGAGGAACTGCAACATAGCCCGACGATGTAGACATTGTACCTGTTCTTTTTTTTCCTTTGCTAGTCAACCAACCAAACAAAACTAGAGACCATGAAACGAAGCAAGCTTCAGCCGCTGGAGGAAGATGGCGCCATCACAAATCAGGACCGACGGAATCCAGCAGGAGGCGGCAGAATCCGGGCGCTGGAATGAAGTCCGACGGTTGGGGGCAGAATCCAACAGCTTAGGACGAAATCCGACGGCTCATGGCGAGGCTCCGGCCTTGATGGGAGGCGGGTTGCCCGAATTAGGACTTGGAGCAGCCGAATCGAGACAGGCAGAAGGATCAGGGCCGCGGCAGCTGACTCAAAATCAAGGAGGCGTTAAGCAGGGCCTCCGCCTGGACCGGGTGTTGACTGGATGGGCGCCTGGATTGGGTGTTGACCAGACGAAGTACTTGGGAGGGTGGGCAGCAACCGGAGCAGAGGAAATGCAGCCACTTAAGGAAACGAAGCAGCGACAACCGGCGAGGAGACCACGGCGGTGCGAGTAGAGGACCAAGCACGAGTTGCGCGTGCTAAAAAAACCTAGGCTTTAGTACcatgttaggaaatatgcaacttgtattcccatgggaCCATAGGCCGgtatatatacatgtacatgtGTAGGAAATACGCAAAAGACCCCTTATACAATTGGGTAAATACAAAAGGCTACATGGGTATATATATAGTACTCTAACAGGAAATATCATAATCAATCGTGCTGATCTGAGAGTGAAATTATTCAGATGGATTTTCTTGATCTTACATGGGAGGTTAATCGATGATATCAAGCATGACTAAGTGAGATGGATTGAAGAGATTGAGGAATATTGCTATAGGTTTGGTATCTCCGATTAATTGGTAGACTATGGTACAATAACTGATAACTTTGCTCTACCATAAGTTACCTATTTTTTACATCCTTTTGCGTCTGTATTTAGTATTGTATTTAGTATTCACAGTACCTGCAACACTTAAACCAAGGTGCAAGAAGGTACCCTCACAGGATAAGAAAGTGAAATAAGGCTACTGAATTCCCCTGACCATGTCTAGGAATTAACCGGAGTGAATGCCAGATGTATAAATACAACCTAACCTATGTTTTCAAGGCGTCCAGGCGCTTTAaggcgctgggggggggggggcgcctcaaCGCCTAGGCGCTCAAAGCGCGAGGCGAGGCGACGCCTTAGACACTTATTATTAGGCGCTAGGGGTACTAATATGGCAGCCTTGGGAGAGGGCTGCCGGCGGCGGAGGAGCTTGGCCGGAGAGGGGGAGGGCCGCCGGAGAGGGGAAGGGCCTGcggaggaggagcttggccggagagggggaggccggcggaggaggagcggaTCTGGGCCGGCGGCATGAGGAGAgagctcctctctcttttcccctcgATTTGCAGTCACGGGTGTGTTCCCCTCTCTCTCCTGCCTCTTTTTACCCCCTCTCTCCCGCCCAATTTCTCTTCCCtcccgccaattcctctttctGGCGCGCGCCAGCTGCTGGTTCCCGCTCAACCTGCCCACGCATGTCCAGGGCGTCCAAAATCAACTAAAGCGGCGCCTTATCCGCCTAGGCGACGCCTTGGACGCCTCAACAGCACAAGGCGGACGCCTTAGATAGAAAACTAAGGCGACGACGACGCCTTGACGTCCCCAAGCGCTCTGACGCCTAAGCGTCGCCTAGGCGACGCCTTGAAAACAAAGAACCTAACCATTCCATTTTATAATCCAACATAAGTTTGACTCGTGCATTTTTCTTCATCGCAACTGAAATATGGATTTCGGTTATGCACAGAAGCAGCATATTCTCTTCTGCTTGCTGCATTGCATATTGCATATATAGTCGTCACAAATGTCATAAGCCTTGACCTTAACCAATAAAATGTAGGTTATGTGTGACAAAAATTGTACCATTAAATTCGTATATAAAGAATTTTCCGATGATACAATTTTTAAGTTACATGACTTGTGTATTATTTCTATAATCGATGGTCAAAATTAAATCTTGAGAAGTGTGTGTCCATCTTTTTGTAGTCGGAGGAAGTAGTGTTTTATCCTCATGTAAGCCTATTCCTGGCATCAGAGGAAGTGTGGGTAAGAAGATTATCCTAATCTGTCAAGTGTCAAGAGTCTACAGCCACATTTTTTTTTAAACAAGATCTACAGCCTAACATGACCTCATAGAGAAAAAATGGAACAATGTTCAGCTAACTTACAGCATATGCATGAAAAGTAGATGATGACGAGTGACAACAGCAAAACAGGAAAACAAGTAAGGCTCACTTCATCAGGAATATTGGGGTTAGCACCAGCATCTAGCAAGAACTTCATGATGCCAGGGAAGCCAAACTTCACTGCCAACATCACGTAACTACCACCATCGAAGTCAATAAAATTCAGATCTGCACCAGCCTGTGCAAATGAATAATTATTTGATCATTTGTTTGAGTTAATGCTTGATATATCAGCCACAGAAAACATATACACAAAGAAAATGAAGCTGTGCCTACAGAACTTTAACAAAGCTCCACACGGAGAAAGAGTACTGACCTTAACAAGTAGCTTGACACATTCCAGCGGCTCTCTAGACATGGGCTCGAAGGCCCTGATGGCCCAACTCAATGGGGTATAACCAAGACCGAAAACCTTGTTAGGCTGCGAAAAGTGGAAGAATCAATGACTTACACTTGTCAAAAAAATAAGGGACCAATAGAGATTAATTCTGAGATAAgtcaatagagaaataaaatctACGTGTGGTGTGTTAATTATATTGGTATTTCTGAAGGCAACAGAAAGAAATATATTTACATAGAAATTAGGCATAACATGTCCTTGGGTCCTGGGAAAGTGAGCACATTTTACTTTAGGATAATTAAGTACTACATCCTTCCCAATATATAAGGCGCGCTTGACTTTGCATGGTCTTTGATGCATTGACTTTGACCATTAATATATACCGAGGTACATGGACTAAACATGTATCAATAATACCATCGTATTTGTCTTGCGAAACAATTCTATTTCATATGTCTTTATAATAATTTTGTAGGCATACAATAAGTGCAAATCATAGTCAAAGTTGTGCAATGAAGAACCAAAAAAGTCAACGCGCGCCTTATaatttgggaaggagggagtactgtcCATGATGAACTTTTGTTGCTTCAAATACAATGCAATCTTTTGTTAAGATGGAGCACAGGTATCAAAGGCAACCAGATTTTCCATTCCAATGCATTCCCAAATATAGAATATAGAGATGGAGCACTAGTACCACTAGCCACAAGATATTTCCTTCCAGAGTTCTCTTTTTCAccgcaaagaagagaaccaagaaACTGGTGTCTTACATCGGCATGGTGCTCCAACAAAATCTTAATTATGTCATGGTCTTTAGCGATAGCAGCTGCATGCAATGGCGTCCCTTGTGCAGAATCTAAATCCACATCTATTCCTCTTGAAAGCAGCAGTTCTACTATTTCACAATATCCTGGAAAACGAAGTTTCAGAAAAATGAATGAGACAAGAATATTTTCCAACATGTAGCTGATTTTAcataaagggcagcccggtgcatgtagctcctgcttgcgcagggtccggggaagggtccaacCACTTTGGGTCCTTTGTACGCgtgcagcctttccctacatttctgcaagaggctgtttccaggactcaaACCCATGACCTAATGGTCAGAAGGCAACAGCTTTTCCCTTAGATGTAGCTGACTATACATCTGCACAAAAAAATAACTCTGGGCCAGTTTTCGGTTTAGTGATCATGAATTGCCCAATAACCTTTTTGTTTACGACATATCTCATCCAGGACCAGGTTTTCAAAAGTGATCGGATTGGGACTATTAAAAATTTACTTGTTTATCCTTGGAAATAGAAGAAGTCATCGATTTTGAGCTTATAAGATTATAATCAACAACTTGGATAATACTGGATATTCAACTTCAAAATTCCAAATCTCAAAGTTATTCTCCACACACATGATAATGTTTCTTCGGCCATCACCCAAATCATATATATGGGAGCTTTGTTTGGTGGAAATCACATAAAAACATATGGCAAGATATGCTAAAATAGAACGTCAAGCATAGCACTAGCTAAGAGAGGTGTCATAGTAGTCAACTGTCACGATCGCACTAGCTCTGTGCCTGTGACGAGTGTTTCTTGCTAACTTTATTCATTAACCAAGTCTATTCCAACAGAGACAGGCCACCAAACAAATGTTAACCAAACTAAGACTAGCTAATCTTATCAAAAGAAAACTAATAGCTAATTTGAAGGAATGGATCCAATTTGGATCAGTCGACCCAAAAATGCTTACTTCTCTTGATGATATATAGGGAATTGATTTCATCTAACAGTGACAAATTCAAGTTTTATTTTATAACAGGATGAAACAATGACAAATTCAAAATGGTTAACCATGCCCTTTTCCACGTCATAACCTAGCCTCCCCCTTGTGGGTTGAAAACGAAGGTTCATATGCCTATCCTTCTCCATTTCTAATTCCCTCCATTCAAATACAGGATTAGATTTAACTACAGCAAGCATTTTTTTATTCCAATCATCCATATCACTAAAAACAAGCGAACCCTGAAGGATAGCAATAAAACGGTTGACAGTATCAAAGAAGAGAATCACGTCTCCTGAACCCCTTTCCAGTTCTTATTGCTATCGCAGTTCCATTGATAGTTTGTCAGAGTCTAATGCTGCTTATATCCAGCGATGTGGCTTTCTAAGGCAAAAAACCAGATGGACTATGTATGCGCTGACACATGCAATGAGCCAATGAATAAGCATACTTGTTGGGAAAGTGAGAGACCTTCCTTTGCAGCGGCATAGAGAGGTGAGTGTACTTTGCCAGCTAGTGGATCAGCACCATGATCAAGAAGATATCTTGCAGCAGCAGCTCTCCCATACAAGACAGAATGGTACAGTGGTGTGTCACCTGCAACAGCCAAAAAAATAAACATGAGGAGCTCAACAAATTCACGCCAATCCTGCCCTCAATACAAAAAATTGTACACAAGAGAGCCAAATGTGGAAAGAGAACTTCACCAGCGCAGTAACAAATGCCTTTCCATCTGACACATGTTTACTGTTGACAAAATTGTACAACGGCAGGCAGGGAAGACATTTTAGATACAGTTCACAAATGGTGGTTTGCCCATATAACATATCCAAAGCAAATCGACGATGTTCGTGGTATAGTGCATGGACTCTCTGGGCATGGCTGTGTGCATATATTGGATATCTTAACTCCTCTTGTTACTTGGTCCCAATTTACAAATGTATACAACATGTAACACCAAATTTGAAGCCTGAGATGCAAATTCCACATGGTAGTAACTAATAGCTGAAGAATAAGCATAAATACATGAACAAAAGTTGACGAAACTGCGAATTGACGCGAAGGGAAGCAGGGAAGGGAACACCACCTATGAAGTTGAGTTGATTGACATCGAGGCGGAGGTCCTCGACGAGGTACCTGCAGACCTCGACCCGACCCGACCCGGCCGCCAGGTGCAGCGCGCGGTCCCCTACGCCGTCCTCCACCGTGCCCAGGACGGCGGCCTCGCCTGGGCCTCCCGAGCCCATCCACCGCGCCATCTCTTCGCAACGCGAGAAATGGGAGCCAAGTCAGGCACTAAATCCGTCAAGCTACTACCATTATCAAACCCTAAGAAGGAAGAGCGTAAGGAAGATGCGGGGTTACTCTTGAGGAGTCGGAGGTTGCCGTCGGAGGCGGCACGGAGGAGCGCCTCCTCCCGCTGCTGCTTCCCCATCGCCTCCATCTCCAGGGGTCGAGCAGGCGGCGAGAGGGAGTGGCGAAATTTCGAGAGCGGCAGTGCGCTGCGTGGTGCGGGGTGGAGAAGAAGGGGAGAGCCGGAGGGGAGGAGTCCGTGAGCCCTGGGCCGTGGGAGCAGAGCAGGCAAGATGTTGTGACGGGGAAAATGTGATTTTGTTTTGATGGTTCGAGAGCCCATGGCCATGGCCAATGCCTAGGTAAACATTGAAGCCCAAGCTttgtttcttatttttatttttgaaaggcAAACTCTGCCAGAGCAGACCATAAGCTTGGCTTTCGTTTGTTTTCTTATATTATTATATAAAATCTGCACACGAATATGTATTATTTTTTTGCAGGTGAGCACACGAATATGTTTTTTTTGTGTGAAATGGGATGCGTACGTATTTGTATGATTTTTTTAGCAGATAATAAGAGCCACCACTGTTAAAAGAGCACGCAAGCGCCCCCCCAGCCCCGATGCGGGTGTGGAGTCAGAGTGCCACGTCCACGGTCATTGTTGAATGTGAAGCCGGTGATGATCTGTCCACGACCGCGGGGAGGGGGGGCACTTCGTTAAACTAGTTGAAGTGAGAGAGAGGAGGACGCTGGAAGGGGAGAGAGGAGCACTCGCGTGTGGAAGAGGAGAAGGTGACAGCCGCATCTGGTGAAGGAAGACCTAGGGAACGAGCGCTCCTCTTCCTCTATTTTTCTGTCCAATACGCAAGGGGCGCTGCTACAAATCATCCGACTGATTTCCTCGGGAAATCAGTCGGGTTGGTAGCCGTCAGATCAATCGTGCCTAAGTCGTTGGATAGGGCAACGCTGCGTCATCGCTTCCTTCCTCCCCCGAGCGTCAGTCCATGGCTTCCTTCTTCCTCGCGCACACGCATCGGTTCGCCCCCTGCGTCACTGACAGTAGCAACGCCTATGAGCAGCGCGCGGCGGCGACGGATCCTgcatcgccggcgaccatggctgATATTGCGATGCAACCCACGGTGACGGAAGCTGCGACGCAAGCAGCGATTGCTGTGATGTAGCGCCGACGATGACGGTGAACGCTACGATGCAGTGCCAGCGAGGAAGGGTGTTGCAACGCAGCACGCGGCAGCCATGGCAGGAGCTGTGATGCATCGCCGGAGACGACGGTGGAGTGGTTGCTAGGATGCAGCGCCGGCGAATGCTGCTATGCAGTGCCGGCGACGACGGGTGGTGCAACGCAACACGCGACGGCCATGGCGGGAGCTGCTGCAGCGCTGGCGACGACAGCGGATGCTGCGATGCAGCGCCAACGACGACGGGTTGTGCGAGGCAGCGCACGACGGCCATGACGGAAGCTCGCGAGGCAGCACGCGGCGACCATGACGGAAGCTCGCGATGGAGCGCGCGGTGATGACGGGGAGCTGCTATGCAGCCACGGCAAAGCTCCATTGCACACCGCAGGAAGCTCCAGGCCGCCGGTGGAGCTCCATTGCAGTACCATTGCAGCTCAGCCGCCGGCGAGCGCTGCATAGCAGCACCGGGGAGCCGCCTACAAGCGCTCCACTGCATCGCCGCCGCGCACCCCTCGCCTGTTGCAGCGCCGTCGCGCGACCCCCGTTGCGGCACAGGTGACCCCCCGCAGCAGCGTCCACGGGCGGCTTGCAGCAGGCGTTGCCTCCCGAGCTGACCACGGTAGCACATGGGTGGCATGCAGCAAGCTTCTGATTTCCCCGGTGAAAATAGAGATGGGGCTCCTACAACACCAGTAGCAATATAGTATGTATGTCTTTGGAAGCATCGTAATGCAATCGTGTTTGACGGCGCGTCACCATCGGTTGAGAGGCTCATTGACAAGGTAAAGTCTGAGTGCGCGCTGTGGACATCAGCGGGTCTGTTCAAAGGGAAGTTGGAGGGGTTCCTGGGTGGATTACATCAGTGGATGAATAGGGAGGAGTAGGATATGTATAGATGTACGTAGAGTGTGTACGTGTTGTAAGGCCGTACAAGCTTGTAATGTAACTGTGGAGGCATACTTTGCccttcttctttaatatatgatatgcacactcatgcatattctagaaaaaaaaaagATGGGGCAGGAGGTAGAGGAAGAGCATCGACCAGGGAAAAGAGATGCATTGTAGAGCCACGGGAGAGCTGGGTCAACGCCCAGCTGCTTTTTTGTGGCCGAGACGTATCGTGTGGGGATAAGGACGGGGTGGAGAAGCGGTGTGCGGGTCTCCACCGGGACACGTGCCGCACGTCGGAGGAGGCTTACGCCACGCTGAAatcaggctagtcatagtgggagtaacttagatagtaacatagcgcattacaatttttttttgcttatgtggcatgtagttaatgcggagaga
This window of the Triticum aestivum cultivar Chinese Spring chromosome 5D, IWGSC CS RefSeq v2.1, whole genome shotgun sequence genome carries:
- the LOC123123226 gene encoding ankyrin-1, encoding MGSRTIKTKSHFPRHNILPALLPRPRAHGLLPSGSPLLLHPAPRSALPLSKFRHSLSPPARPLEMEAMGKQQREEALLRAASDGNLRLLKKMARWMGSGGPGEAAVLGTVEDGVGDRALHLAAGSGRVEVCRYLVEDLRLDVNQLNFIGDTPLYHSVLYGRAAAARYLLDHGADPLAGKVHSPLYAAAKEGYCEIVELLLSRGIDVDLDSAQGTPLHAAAIAKDHDIIKILLEHHADPNKVFGLGYTPLSWAIRAFEPMSREPLECVKLLVKAGADLNFIDFDGGSYVMLAVKFGFPGIMKFLLDAGANPNIPDECGNTPIEVAASKGSRDMVEMLFPLTSPSSTLSDWSIDGIISHVKHFGLKPRDKQKCAKIRAELKQKASEAFKEGKYYVASEMYTGAMAFDPSPDDCATILANRSLSTLRGGNGRAALSDATMCRMARPLWPKACYREGAALMLLKRYERACEAFADGLKLDPTNGDLANALREAQEAAKNARSREK